In Rhizobium sp. N324, a single genomic region encodes these proteins:
- a CDS encoding type II toxin-antitoxin system VapC family toxin has protein sequence MYLVDTNIVSEARRGTPQAVSWLRSVDPLSIHLSALTLGEIMRGIALKQRSDPKAAAHLAEWLRKLRHDHGARILPVTDQIAVEWGRIAAIRPRGDIDGLIAATAIVHDLIVVTRNVGDFNDTGASVIDPWEIPA, from the coding sequence ATGTATCTGGTCGATACCAATATCGTTTCGGAGGCGCGACGCGGCACGCCGCAGGCGGTTTCGTGGTTGCGCTCCGTCGATCCGCTGAGCATTCATCTGAGCGCCTTGACCCTTGGCGAGATCATGCGCGGCATTGCTCTCAAACAGAGGTCGGACCCGAAGGCCGCCGCCCACCTCGCCGAGTGGCTACGCAAGCTGCGCCACGACCATGGCGCCCGCATCCTGCCGGTGACCGATCAGATCGCCGTGGAATGGGGCCGCATCGCCGCGATCCGGCCACGCGGCGATATCGACGGGCTGATCGCAGCGACCGCGATCGTCCATGATCTGATCGTCGTCACCCGCAATGTCGGCGATTTCAACGACACCGGCGCATCGGTGATCGATCCTTGGGAGATACCGGCATGA
- a CDS encoding type II toxin-antitoxin system Phd/YefM family antitoxin, with protein sequence MEWQLQEAKNKFSKVVQKARDEGPQVVTLRGERTAVVLSARDYDALRAGRPSLVDDLLGGPTWDDELADAVEARVATPSRNVTF encoded by the coding sequence ATGGAATGGCAGCTGCAGGAGGCCAAGAACAAGTTTTCGAAAGTCGTGCAGAAGGCGCGAGATGAAGGACCGCAGGTGGTGACGCTCCGCGGCGAGCGGACGGCTGTCGTGCTGTCCGCCCGCGACTATGACGCCCTGCGCGCCGGCCGGCCATCGCTGGTCGACGACCTGCTCGGCGGCCCCACCTGGGACGACGAGCTTGCCGATGCGGTCGAAGCGCGCGTTGCGACGCCAAGCCGCAACGTGACCTTCTGA
- a CDS encoding glutathione S-transferase family protein has translation MLTLYYAPGTCALASLIALEESGLPFETRKLSFANGEQRSPDYLKINPKGRVPALVTDRGVLTETPAILGFIAESAPAAKLAPLGDAFEMARLQSFSSYLCSTVHVNHAHRPRGSRWSDDPAVIEAMKAKVPQNMADCFTLIEETMFKGPWVMGEAYSLADPYLFVMTDWLPSDGVDPARFVEVSDHHARMLQRPAVQRALAYDRG, from the coding sequence ATGCTGACATTGTACTACGCGCCGGGAACCTGCGCGCTCGCAAGCCTTATTGCTCTTGAGGAATCAGGCCTGCCCTTCGAAACGAGAAAGCTCAGCTTCGCCAATGGCGAACAGCGCTCGCCGGATTATTTGAAAATCAACCCGAAGGGCCGCGTGCCCGCACTGGTCACCGATCGCGGCGTGCTGACGGAAACGCCGGCGATCCTCGGTTTTATCGCGGAAAGCGCGCCGGCCGCCAAACTGGCGCCGCTCGGCGATGCCTTCGAAATGGCGCGGCTGCAGTCCTTCAGCAGCTATCTCTGCTCGACCGTGCATGTGAACCATGCCCATCGCCCGCGCGGCTCCCGCTGGTCCGACGATCCGGCGGTGATCGAGGCGATGAAGGCCAAGGTGCCGCAAAACATGGCGGATTGCTTCACCCTGATCGAAGAGACGATGTTCAAGGGGCCTTGGGTGATGGGCGAGGCCTATTCGCTCGCCGATCCCTATCTCTTCGTCATGACCGACTGGCTGCCCTCCGACGGCGTCGATCCCGCCCGCTTCGTAGAGGTGAGCGACCACCATGCCCGCATGCTGCAGCGCCCCGCCGTCCAGCGGGCGCTGGCCTATGATCGGGGCTGA
- a CDS encoding glutathione S-transferase family protein codes for MTITITAFARSPDRGRGLARDMRVRWALEEVGQPYEVRLVSFKAMKEPAHLTLHPFGQIPTYEDGDLTLFESGAIVFHIAERHAGLLPADANARARAVTWMFAALNTVEPPIFERSLATILERDEPWYEQRLRALEDSIRKRLDSLSARLGDADWLDGAFSAGDLLMVTVLLRAQASGLLEEYPNLAAYVARGEARPAYKRAFAAQLAVFTAASAG; via the coding sequence ATGACGATTACCATTACCGCCTTTGCACGCTCGCCCGATCGCGGCCGGGGTCTGGCGCGCGACATGCGTGTTCGCTGGGCGCTCGAGGAAGTGGGTCAGCCTTATGAGGTTCGTCTCGTTTCGTTCAAGGCGATGAAGGAACCCGCGCATCTCACCCTTCATCCTTTCGGGCAGATTCCGACCTATGAAGACGGCGATCTTACTCTGTTCGAGTCCGGCGCGATCGTGTTTCATATCGCCGAGCGCCATGCGGGCCTGCTGCCTGCGGATGCGAATGCCCGGGCGCGCGCTGTCACGTGGATGTTTGCGGCGCTGAACACGGTGGAGCCGCCGATCTTCGAGCGCAGCCTCGCCACCATCCTCGAGCGCGACGAACCCTGGTACGAGCAGCGCCTGCGTGCCCTTGAAGACAGCATTCGCAAACGGCTGGACAGCCTTTCCGCTCGCCTTGGCGATGCCGACTGGCTCGATGGCGCGTTCAGCGCTGGCGACTTGCTGATGGTAACGGTGCTGCTCAGGGCGCAAGCATCGGGACTGTTGGAGGAATATCCGAACCTTGCCGCCTATGTCGCCCGCGGCGAGGCGCGGCCGGCCTACAAACGTGCCTTCGCCGCGCAGCTGGCGGTGTTCACCGCCGCGTCGGCCGGCTGA
- a CDS encoding phosphodiester glycosidase family protein, which produces MSAIRKILFGLIAILTVAIVVGAGWLWQVAGAYGFNTVLRRGGTYWATMKPDDERLSASMRLALNTVIPAVQPGPLTWQEPEAGFEVAELPVLADGREVDRIFLSRIDPARFRFVTRNAAAGDTGIDEWEKALPKAVLIVNGSYYDMHGRPDTPFISEGVVMGPQQYDARAGAFVADQDAADIRDLTRQDWQAAFAGASNAMVSYPLLIGDDGQTHVNVKSRWLANRTFVAKDALGRIVIGTTKEAFFSLDRLAEFLKTSPLDLKVALNLDGGPIACRSVRLNGYQQKFYARWEAQVDDDSVNLLRWPISEANWAMPMVLTVERK; this is translated from the coding sequence GTGTCGGCAATTCGAAAGATTCTATTCGGACTCATCGCAATTTTAACGGTCGCGATTGTCGTCGGTGCCGGCTGGCTCTGGCAGGTCGCGGGTGCTTACGGTTTCAACACTGTCTTGCGGCGCGGCGGGACCTATTGGGCCACTATGAAACCTGATGACGAGCGCCTTTCCGCCTCCATGCGATTGGCGTTGAACACGGTGATCCCAGCGGTTCAGCCCGGGCCGCTGACCTGGCAGGAGCCGGAGGCGGGTTTCGAGGTGGCGGAACTGCCGGTTCTTGCCGATGGCCGCGAAGTCGACCGCATTTTTCTCAGCAGAATCGACCCGGCCCGCTTTCGCTTCGTCACCCGCAATGCCGCTGCGGGCGATACCGGCATCGACGAATGGGAAAAGGCTTTGCCCAAGGCGGTGCTCATCGTCAACGGCAGCTATTACGACATGCACGGCAGGCCCGACACGCCATTCATCAGCGAGGGCGTTGTGATGGGTCCCCAGCAATATGATGCCAGGGCCGGCGCCTTCGTTGCCGATCAAGACGCTGCCGACATCCGTGATCTCACGCGTCAAGACTGGCAGGCCGCCTTTGCCGGCGCGTCGAACGCCATGGTCTCCTATCCCCTGCTCATCGGCGATGACGGGCAAACCCATGTGAACGTGAAAAGCCGCTGGCTCGCCAACCGTACCTTTGTCGCCAAGGACGCGCTGGGGCGTATCGTCATCGGCACGACAAAGGAAGCATTCTTTTCGCTCGACCGGCTGGCAGAGTTTCTGAAGACCTCGCCGCTCGATCTCAAGGTCGCGCTCAACCTCGACGGCGGTCCTATCGCCTGCCGGAGTGTTCGGCTGAATGGCTATCAGCAAAAATTCTATGCAAGATGGGAGGCCCAGGTGGACGACGACAGTGTCAACCTGCTCCGCTGGCCTATTTCCGAGGCCAACTGGGCCATGCCGATGGTGCTGACGGTCGAGCGGAAGTGA